A genomic window from Candidatus Thiocaldithrix dubininis includes:
- a CDS encoding DUF2914 domain-containing protein produces the protein MLRTATFYSFISMVALGASLNVSADDLIISYPANAALAPPTPVVPAAPRPSTPPPPVSVKPNVPAQVSRAQFTTGLSNREPTNNVTQVNAGQTVYYFTELMGLQGHTITHKWQRNGAFQLGLQFPVGAERWRVHSSKTIAPNLTGTWTVSVQNDDGQILRQDTLQVLPALASAPTPPSATPVNTPVIPAPSQPLTPIPAEIQKAAADKKLLSSTPSTSATNTTSNTQSTNVSNSPQSEANKTTTNLDTAAKDHASWDKPSTDSTTKPMWETLNR, from the coding sequence ATGTTAAGAACCGCAACTTTTTATAGTTTTATTTCTATGGTCGCGCTGGGCGCTAGTTTAAATGTCAGTGCTGATGACTTAATTATTAGCTATCCCGCTAATGCAGCGCTTGCGCCACCAACGCCAGTCGTACCTGCCGCCCCTAGACCTAGTACGCCACCGCCGCCTGTTAGCGTTAAACCCAATGTGCCCGCACAAGTAAGCCGAGCGCAATTCACCACAGGTTTAAGCAACCGCGAACCCACAAATAATGTGACGCAAGTCAATGCGGGGCAAACGGTTTACTACTTTACCGAATTAATGGGATTACAAGGGCATACGATTACGCATAAATGGCAGCGGAATGGGGCATTTCAATTAGGGCTGCAATTTCCGGTAGGTGCAGAACGCTGGCGTGTGCATTCCAGTAAAACCATTGCGCCTAATTTAACTGGAACATGGACGGTTAGCGTGCAAAATGATGATGGGCAAATTCTGCGACAAGATACCTTGCAAGTATTGCCAGCGCTTGCTTCAGCGCCCACCCCGCCTTCAGCTACGCCTGTTAATACCCCTGTCATTCCAGCACCAAGCCAACCGCTTACCCCTATTCCAGCCGAAATACAAAAAGCAGCGGCAGACAAAAAATTACTAAGTTCAACGCCTAGTACGTCAGCAACGAATACTACCAGCAATACTCAATCAACTAACGTTAGCAATTCGCCCCAGTCAGAAGCCAACAAGACGACGACTAACCTTGATACGGCAGCTAAAGATCATGCCTCTTGGGATAAACCCAGCACAGATAGCACGACCAAACCCATGTGGGAAACCTTAAATCGTTAA
- a CDS encoding exodeoxyribonuclease VII small subunit: protein MSTDTNSTNPLDFETALAQLEQLVQKLESGDLSLETSLQEYERGVQLTRVCQQALKQAEQRVQLVNSDGSSSDFPALGEH, encoded by the coding sequence ATGTCGACAGATACGAATTCTACCAATCCGCTGGATTTTGAAACAGCGTTAGCGCAATTAGAGCAATTGGTGCAAAAATTAGAGTCCGGTGATTTATCTTTAGAAACGTCTTTACAAGAATATGAGCGCGGCGTGCAATTAACCCGAGTTTGTCAACAAGCCTTAAAGCAAGCCGAGCAGCGGGTACAATTGGTGAATAGCGATGGCAGTAGCAGTGATTTTCCGGCTTTAGGGGAGCATTAA
- a CDS encoding DoxX family protein: MRYVIGFLSFEWLRVLDFIAPLLMRLFLAPLFWVAGTQHLGLFSGPNFVVWKPSTWTNAQAHQDSLASLNNMTLFGMDTGSLLNLLGAIELFAGVVLILGLGVRWISLLLLFVVGVWFASSLGDSSLGSVLHNFLLSHGYTTIANNPTEVYMAYFVMLIALFFMGGGRWISLDWFIYRAMVQKANPGDTYHDDPFEIDATDDYGTQQTKY, translated from the coding sequence ATGCGATATGTAATTGGATTTTTAAGCTTTGAGTGGTTGCGGGTATTAGATTTTATTGCCCCTTTATTAATGCGTCTATTTTTAGCGCCTTTATTTTGGGTAGCAGGTACACAACACTTAGGGTTATTTTCCGGTCCTAATTTTGTCGTATGGAAGCCTAGCACTTGGACAAATGCGCAAGCGCATCAAGACAGTTTAGCCAGCCTTAATAATATGACCTTGTTCGGAATGGACACGGGCAGTTTATTGAATTTATTAGGCGCAATTGAACTGTTTGCAGGTGTAGTCTTAATTTTGGGCTTGGGCGTGCGTTGGATTAGCTTACTGCTATTATTTGTGGTAGGCGTCTGGTTTGCCTCTAGTTTAGGCGATTCCAGTCTAGGCTCGGTATTGCATAATTTCTTGCTGAGTCACGGCTATACCACTATCGCTAATAACCCAACTGAAGTGTATATGGCGTATTTCGTTATGCTGATTGCGTTATTTTTTATGGGCGGCGGTCGTTGGATTAGTTTAGATTGGTTTATTTATCGGGCAATGGTGCAAAAAGCTAACCCAGGCGATACCTATCATGATGATCCATTTGAAATTGATGCGACTGATGATTACGGTACACAACAAACCAAATATTAA
- a CDS encoding polyprenyl synthetase family protein: MLNVREHLQIWQTRIEQVLAQVLPADHINPQRLHAAMRYSVLNGGKRMRPLLVYATGEALGIQPSVLDIPAAAIELVHVYSLVHDDLPAMDDDDLRRGKPTCHKAYDEATAILVGDGLQALAFQLLAAHPDLAIPAEQRLKIIELLAQSASSRGMVGGQAIDLASVGKTLTEVELENMHIHKTGALIRASVLAAAYTAHSISTEQLHALDHYAKCVGLAFQVQDDILDIESETHVLGKTQGADKALDKPTYPAIIGMAASKAKLQLLHDEAIEALSSFGESAQLLREIAEFTVKRLR, translated from the coding sequence ATGCTGAACGTTCGTGAGCATTTGCAGATTTGGCAGACCCGTATAGAACAGGTATTAGCACAAGTTCTGCCTGCTGATCATATTAATCCACAGCGTTTACATGCGGCCATGCGTTATTCCGTATTAAACGGTGGCAAGCGGATGCGCCCTTTATTGGTGTACGCTACCGGTGAAGCGTTAGGTATTCAACCAAGTGTGTTGGATATTCCGGCGGCGGCAATTGAATTAGTGCATGTGTATTCATTGGTACATGATGATTTGCCTGCAATGGACGATGATGATTTGCGGCGTGGTAAACCCACTTGTCATAAAGCCTATGATGAAGCAACTGCTATTTTAGTGGGTGATGGCTTACAAGCCTTAGCCTTCCAATTATTAGCGGCTCATCCGGATTTGGCTATTCCAGCCGAACAGCGGCTAAAAATCATTGAATTATTAGCACAATCTGCAAGTTCGCGTGGTATGGTAGGTGGACAAGCCATTGATTTAGCATCAGTTGGCAAAACGTTAACGGAAGTGGAATTAGAAAATATGCATATCCACAAAACCGGAGCGTTAATCCGCGCCAGTGTGTTAGCGGCTGCTTATACTGCGCACAGTATCAGCACTGAGCAACTGCATGCGCTAGATCATTATGCCAAATGTGTGGGTTTAGCCTTTCAAGTACAAGATGATATTTTGGATATTGAGAGTGAAACGCATGTGTTGGGTAAAACTCAAGGCGCGGATAAAGCCTTGGATAAACCCACTTATCCCGCCATTATTGGTATGGCTGCCTCAAAAGCAAAATTACAACTGTTGCATGATGAAGCAATTGAGGCATTAAGCAGCTTTGGTGAGTCTGCGCAATTATTACGTGAAATTGCTGAGTTTACGGTAAAACGCTTACGCTAA
- the zapD gene encoding cell division protein ZapD — MVIYKQPLGEVIRQLSEQPMVIYEQPLNEKIRLFMRLELLVKRFQTHLVGQPSIEDTISALHLLLELYNLSARIDLKSEVLKELERMAQTARGFMRHEDEGFSQFAEVLEDLTRQSELLYQQQGQLGQHLKSHSFFNSLRQRMTLPGGINSFDIPLFHYWQSQPLDARLANLSDWAAPYIGVNAAASMVLGIVRQSAERREEIGKAGFFNCNLEARKPYQLIRIELPAHVEYYPEISAGKQRFSLRFMEADWLLERGKQTPHDIPFTLLLCNF, encoded by the coding sequence ATGGTTATTTATAAACAACCGTTAGGCGAAGTGATTCGTCAATTGTCAGAGCAACCAATGGTAATTTACGAACAGCCGCTTAACGAAAAAATTCGTTTGTTTATGCGTTTAGAATTATTGGTCAAACGCTTTCAAACGCATTTAGTCGGACAACCCTCTATTGAAGACACAATTAGCGCCTTACATTTATTATTAGAGCTTTACAATTTATCGGCGCGTATTGATTTAAAAAGCGAAGTGCTGAAAGAATTAGAGCGCATGGCGCAAACCGCACGCGGTTTTATGCGACATGAAGATGAGGGCTTTAGTCAATTTGCGGAAGTCTTGGAAGATTTAACACGCCAAAGTGAATTGCTGTATCAACAGCAGGGGCAATTGGGGCAACACTTAAAATCACATAGTTTTTTTAATAGTTTACGCCAGCGTATGACCTTACCCGGCGGCATTAATAGCTTTGATATTCCTCTATTTCATTATTGGCAGTCACAACCCTTAGATGCACGCTTAGCCAATCTTAGTGATTGGGCAGCACCTTACATTGGGGTGAATGCAGCCGCTAGCATGGTATTAGGTATTGTTCGCCAATCGGCTGAGCGCCGCGAAGAAATTGGTAAAGCGGGGTTCTTTAACTGTAACTTAGAAGCGCGTAAACCGTATCAGCTAATTCGCATCGAATTACCCGCACATGTGGAATACTATCCTGAAATTAGTGCGGGTAAACAACGCTTTAGCTTGCGCTTTATGGAAGCGGATTGGTTATTAGAGCGGGGCAAACAAACCCCGCATGATATTCCTTTTACCTTATTGTTATGTAACTTCTAA
- the dxs gene encoding 1-deoxy-D-xylulose-5-phosphate synthase: MGSASVLESINSPADLRALHLEELPEVCQELREFLLNSVTHSGGHFSSNLGTVELTVALHYVFNTPQDRLVWDVGHQAYAHKILTGRRERMDSIRQKDGLAGFPKRCESEYDTFGVGHSSTSIGAALGMALAAKIKQEDYQAIAIIGDGAMTAGMAYEALNHAGDLDADLLVVLNDNEMSISPNVGALRKYLTRLLSGRVYSSMRDTGKKALSHSRSLSKLAKLTEEHMKGMILPGTLFEEMGFKYYGPIDGHDVQEMVHVLSNLKQIKGPRLLHVLTQKGKGYEPAENDPCTYHGVSPFDLDKGIVPSSKRSTPTYTQVFGQWLCDMAALDPRLIGITPAMREGSGLVEFSEQYPERYYDVGIAEQHAVTLAAGLACEGLKPVVAIYSTFLQRAYDQLVHDVAIQNLPVLLAIDRAGLVGADGPTHSGNYDISYLRCIPNMVLMAPADEDECRQMLYTGFLHHGPAAVRYPRGKGIGVEPDKALHALPLGKALKLRTGKSIAILMFGSLLTACQEAADTLDTSLVNMRFIKPLDESMLRELARTHDLLVTVEDNAIAGGAGSAVNEFLHAEGLHTDVLNLGIPDRYIEHALREEQLAACGLDAAGIMQQISAHKNGKTCVFPSTSLSSAGLR; encoded by the coding sequence ATGGGGAGCGCATCTGTGCTTGAATCTATTAATTCTCCCGCTGATTTACGGGCATTACATTTAGAAGAATTACCCGAAGTTTGTCAGGAGTTGCGTGAGTTTTTATTAAATTCTGTCACGCATAGCGGTGGGCATTTTTCCTCAAACTTGGGCACAGTGGAATTAACTGTTGCCTTGCATTATGTGTTTAATACGCCGCAAGACCGTCTCGTGTGGGATGTAGGTCATCAAGCCTACGCGCATAAAATTCTCACTGGGCGACGCGAACGTATGGATTCAATTCGCCAAAAAGACGGGTTAGCAGGCTTCCCTAAACGTTGCGAAAGCGAATATGACACGTTTGGCGTCGGGCATTCCAGTACCTCGATTGGTGCAGCCTTAGGCATGGCATTAGCTGCTAAAATCAAGCAGGAAGACTATCAAGCCATTGCCATTATTGGCGACGGTGCGATGACAGCCGGTATGGCGTATGAGGCCTTAAATCATGCTGGGGATTTAGATGCCGATTTATTAGTGGTGCTAAATGACAATGAAATGTCGATCTCGCCGAATGTGGGGGCATTGCGTAAATATTTAACTCGACTGTTATCGGGTCGTGTGTATTCATCCATGCGAGATACCGGTAAAAAAGCTTTATCGCATAGCCGTTCTTTATCGAAATTAGCCAAGCTGACTGAAGAACACATGAAGGGTATGATTTTGCCCGGCACGTTATTCGAGGAAATGGGCTTTAAATACTACGGGCCGATTGACGGGCACGATGTGCAAGAAATGGTACATGTGCTGAGTAACTTAAAGCAAATCAAAGGCCCGCGTTTATTGCATGTTTTGACGCAAAAAGGCAAAGGTTATGAACCAGCGGAAAATGACCCTTGTACTTATCATGGCGTAAGTCCTTTTGATTTAGATAAAGGTATTGTACCCAGTAGCAAGCGCTCTACTCCCACCTATACCCAAGTATTTGGTCAATGGTTATGTGACATGGCAGCGTTAGACCCACGTTTAATTGGCATTACCCCAGCGATGCGTGAAGGTTCGGGTTTGGTGGAGTTTTCCGAACAATACCCCGAGCGTTATTATGATGTGGGGATTGCTGAACAACATGCCGTAACGTTAGCCGCTGGTTTAGCTTGTGAAGGCTTAAAGCCAGTTGTCGCAATTTATTCAACCTTTTTACAACGCGCTTATGATCAATTAGTACATGATGTAGCGATTCAAAATTTGCCAGTATTGCTTGCGATTGATCGGGCGGGTTTAGTCGGTGCAGATGGGCCTACCCATTCCGGCAATTACGATATTTCATATTTGCGTTGCATTCCGAATATGGTGTTAATGGCACCTGCCGATGAAGATGAATGCCGACAAATGTTGTATACCGGCTTTTTACATCATGGCCCTGCGGCTGTGCGTTATCCGCGTGGTAAAGGTATTGGGGTCGAACCCGATAAAGCGTTGCATGCATTGCCGTTGGGTAAAGCCTTAAAATTGCGTACAGGCAAATCCATTGCCATTCTAATGTTTGGCTCATTATTAACCGCTTGCCAAGAAGCAGCCGATACCCTAGATACCAGTTTGGTGAATATGCGCTTTATTAAACCGTTAGATGAGAGCATGCTGCGGGAATTGGCGCGTACGCATGATTTATTAGTTACCGTGGAAGATAATGCGATTGCCGGTGGCGCAGGTAGTGCGGTAAATGAATTTTTACATGCGGAAGGCTTGCATACGGATGTATTAAATTTAGGTATTCCAGATCGTTATATTGAACATGCGCTACGTGAGGAACAATTAGCCGCTTGTGGTTTAGATGCAGCAGGCATTATGCAGCAAATTTCTGCCCATAAAAATGGCAAAACTTGCGTCTTTCCAAGCACTTCTCTATCATCCGCCGGTTTACGCTAA
- the coaE gene encoding dephospho-CoA kinase (Dephospho-CoA kinase (CoaE) performs the final step in coenzyme A biosynthesis.), with protein MLKIGLTGGIGCGKSTAVNYLQSLGIPVIDADLIARQVVEPGQPALQQIAYAFGTAILNPEGSLNRGLLRETVFNNAEQLARLEAILHPLIKESIINKINEYKAHAYIIVDVPLLFEKNYTKLFDRVLVIDCLPDQQKQRVKQRDGSTEGVIESIMQTQINRDKRLSLADDILKNTTSVEALYQQINCLHIKYLALSET; from the coding sequence ATGTTAAAAATTGGTTTAACGGGTGGCATTGGTTGTGGTAAATCCACAGCCGTTAACTATTTGCAAAGTTTAGGTATTCCCGTCATTGACGCTGATTTAATTGCGCGTCAAGTGGTTGAACCGGGTCAGCCTGCCTTACAACAAATTGCTTACGCATTTGGTACAGCGATATTAAACCCAGAGGGTAGTTTAAATCGGGGTTTATTACGTGAAACGGTATTTAATAATGCTGAGCAATTAGCAAGATTAGAAGCGATTCTGCATCCGCTTATAAAAGAATCTATAATCAATAAAATAAATGAATATAAAGCGCATGCCTATATAATTGTGGATGTACCTCTATTATTTGAAAAAAATTATACTAAACTATTTGATAGAGTTTTAGTCATAGACTGTTTGCCCGATCAACAAAAACAACGTGTCAAACAACGGGATGGCAGTACAGAAGGGGTTATTGAATCAATTATGCAAACGCAAATTAATCGTGATAAACGTTTAAGTTTAGCTGACGATATCTTAAAAAATACCACAAGTGTGGAAGCTTTATATCAGCAAATAAATTGCTTACACATTAAATATTTAGCTTTATCTGAGACTTAA
- the queD gene encoding 6-carboxytetrahydropterin synthase QueD produces the protein MAIYTLKVLADFASAHTLRDYPGACSRMHGHNWKIEAEVQATQLNEIGMAIDFKEIKREVRAIADELDHRYLNDLAPFQDINPTAENIARYFFQRLAQRLNNERVHVSALTIWETDRACVRYAE, from the coding sequence ATGGCTATTTACACTTTAAAAGTTCTTGCTGATTTTGCGTCTGCACACACATTACGCGATTATCCCGGCGCTTGTAGTCGTATGCATGGGCACAATTGGAAAATTGAAGCAGAAGTTCAAGCGACGCAACTTAATGAAATTGGAATGGCGATTGATTTCAAAGAGATTAAGCGTGAAGTACGGGCGATTGCGGATGAACTGGATCATCGCTATTTGAATGATTTAGCGCCTTTTCAGGACATTAATCCCACCGCTGAAAATATTGCGCGTTATTTTTTCCAGCGCCTTGCGCAACGTTTAAATAACGAGCGAGTACACGTTAGCGCCTTAACCATTTGGGAAACAGACCGTGCTTGCGTGCGTTACGCCGAATAA